In Miscanthus floridulus cultivar M001 chromosome 8, ASM1932011v1, whole genome shotgun sequence, the sequence AAAGAAAAAACTGACAAATATACATGTTCCAACGCTTGCTATCTATCTAGAGTTCTAGACGCCTCTTCTGTCACAGTTTTTTTTGCTTCTCACACCTGGTTTCTGAGTTTTAGAAAGCTAAGTAAAAAATTACTGCAGAAAAAGGTCAAAATAGTGCCCACTATTTATTCATTGGCAAATAATTTGTTTATCAAATTTTTTAAAGAGCGTTTAAAGATGCTCTAGCCCTGCAAAAGTGCCCGCCCCATAACCGAAGGAATCCTGCGGCCGTGGCTGGGGCCCGGGCCAATTCGCAATTCCCATGACGCAGCCAAGACGCACCAATGGCGCGATCCCGTGTCAGTGACTACTCCGTAGATCCTACTGTAGTGTCCTGTAGATACGCCGACGCCGACGATGCGTCGCCGAGGCGAAACTTCCAAACAGTGGCAGGGCTACTACGCGACAGGCAGAGGCAGCCAGGCTAGGCTTCTGCTTCTCCCACTGCTGGCTCGCCATCGATGCGCTGCGCCGGCCCGTGTGAGGCACCTTTCATCTCAGTTCCCCTTCCCCACGCTAaacgccttgtttagttggaccccaaagtctaaaaagttgctacagtacctatcacatcgaatgtttgtggtccatgtatggagcattaaatgtagacgaaaagaaaaactaattgcacagtttggtggaaaattgcgagacgaacgttttaagcctaattagtcaatgtttggacactatttgccaaataaaaacgaagatgcTATAGTAATCCTAAAttccaaatttcacgaactaaacaaggtGGCTTTTTGCTGCTTCCAGTTGCCCGGTTTCCTTTTTCCTCCGgtcccccttctctctctctctctccaatcAGCGGCGAGGCAGCAGCCCGTGTGGCCGGCCTTCTGgttctccttcctctcctcccctTGTGGCGTGCGCAGCCATGGAATGGCATGGAACGGAGCGGCACGGCACGGTCCAATCCGGCGCCGTTCCGTTCGCGAATCAACGTTGTGTCTATCTTGACGTAACTGCACTGTCATCTGGGAGTACGTACTCCTGTAATGGGAAAAGGGCCTGCAGATTGGATTTGGACACACTAGGCGTACTCGGGTGTACGTACATTACGTACCAGGTACCACCTTTCACGGACTTCTTGTGGACTTTTCTAGCGCCAACTCTCGCAGTACTAAATTCAGTAACGCAACGCATGGTGCGCAACATACCATAACAACTACTGGCAGTAATCAAATCGTTTGTGTTTGTGACACCATCTCAGCTTGTCGTGGTTGTGACGCTAGCCGCTGGGGTGGAAGAAACAAAAGAGGGGAGAAAAGAGTTGCTCGCTTATTATGTGGTAGTAGCGGTGAGCTCTGCATGTCCGTAGATGATTCTGGGCTGAATTTAGAAGAAGCTCTTCCAAACGTTTTTACTGAGTAAAGTGATTTTATACCGATTCCATGGGGTGATTCTTTGAAATGAATTGGCTGTGAGCTGAAAAAGTAGCTTCCCTGTAAAGTGATTCTCTCGAAGAATCCGCTCTCACGGAGAATCCGAATCAGGGGCACTACCAAACAAGTCGTCCTACGCTGCGAGGATTCCAATTGCTCATTACAACTCCGGGACGCCATGCATTTGGCAGTGAACTTGCGGAGGGATTTCTCCGTCCTGCAATGGAAACTGCCGAGGCCTGGCGCAGCACAGTTCGTCGCATCGCATGTCAGCCGGGGCACACGCCACGCAAGGACACGGCACGAgaagggtgtgtgtgtgtgtctgcaTTCACTGCGAGCAAAAGAGCACACACTATTCATgctattcatactctgatgagccccggccccacctgtcagtgctgGAATGCCTGGCTCACGCGTCACGCCATTCCCATGCGTCCACATGCCCTCAATTAACCCATTTCCTATGTGGCGCCCCTTTCGCAGGCCTATCCATTTCCAAGCAACTCTGAACTCTCCTCCGAGCAGAGCGGCGCACGGCAACCGGCAGGGGACCTGGCCTTCCCCCCGGTTCCCTTCCCTTGCCCTGCTTTTCCTTCTCCACGGCCCAACTTGTTCGGTTGGTTGGTTCatatcgttgttggttcgtgaagaagtactgttaactagtttgtgtgagagaaaaatactgttccggctgaaaatttatgatcgtttgcACACCCAAACAAACAGGCTGCCTCTCGGCTCTCGCTCGTAAAAAttaggacgacaacggcaagcgACGCCTAAAAATGAGCACAGCGCAGGCCCGTGCACCCAAAGCGGCGGCGCCTCTCAGGCCCCCAAAAGAAACAAACGGGAGAGCAAAAACGAGAAAAGAAAAGGCAGCCATCGGTGATCGGTTCTCGGCTTCTCGCAGGGGTGTGCTTTGCCTGACAGCCATCCGTTCTTGcacagcaagaagaagaataaaggAACAGAGCGAGCCATTCCCCAGACCACCACCCCCACAGAGATGATTTGGTTCTCATTTCCAagattttatccatcttttccaCCACCCTTTTTTGGTTTAAAAAATGAGACGAGATTTCATCCGTCCGTCATTCCGTCCAATCCATCCAGGATTACGGAATCCAAGAAGCATAGCATCAAGGCTGCCCTGCCGACTGCCGTGCTGATGTTTGTCATCATCTCCTCCACCACCAGGAGCATGTTTGTCATCATCTTTGATTGATGGATCACCACCAGCAGCTATTCCCTCCATTTCCAGTCCAATGAGTGACTGACTGTGAGATGCAGCATGTATGTATTGCAAAATGATGAAACGCAATGGTTTTTCTTAACAACCCATATTATATGATTATCATTTGGAAGAACATGAACATTGAAAGGATGATGGTGGAGGTgggggaaagaaaagaaaaaaagaagtgcTAAGACGATAACTTAATTCCTGGAGCAACAGCAACAACAATGGATGATGATGCGGTGATGATTGCTGTGGCGGAGGGCCTGAATTCCCAAAATGGCTAGGAAGAACGTCCCTAGGTCCCACATCTCATGGCCATCCAACCAGTCAGGCAACCAACTATCCAAAGGTGAGAGATCAATCCACCCGCCGCCCCAGTTGGATCACGACGGGGAAgcgaatcaatcaatcaaatcggTCGGAATTGTGGATTTCTGCGGGCGGCGAGCCATCATGACGGCGGGGCGGCCaggggctgcggctgcggctgctgcgTCTGCGGCTGGGCCACGAACGGGTGCTGCAGCAGCCGCATCGCGGACGGCCGGTTCGCAGGGTTCTTCTGGAGGCAGAGGCTGATGAAGTTCTTGAAGTCCGCCGAGGCGTTGCGCGGCGCCTGCGGCGAGTCGGAGTAGCAGATGGCGCACATGAGCGCGGCCCAGTCGCCCTGCTTGCCCAGGTTCTCGCCCAGCGGGAAGCGGCCCAGGTAGAACTCGAGGATGCTGAGGCCGAAGCTCCAGATGTCGCCGGCGTACCCGTCGTAGGCGCCGTCGTTGAGGTCGGTGTTGATGCGCTCGGGGCTCATGTACGCGATGGTGCCCACGGAGGAGTTGCAGGGGTCCATGGTCTGGTTCAGGATGCGGCCCACGCCGAAGTCGGCGATCTTCACGCGCCGCCCGGAGTCGATGAGCAGGTTGGAGGGCTTGATGTCGCGGTGCACGATGTGGCGCCGGTGGAGGTACGCGATGCCCGACAGCACCTGGCGCGCCACGTGCGCCAGGAAGTGCTCGTCCGCGATGCGGTGGTTCTCGAGGGATCCCCCGTCCATGTACTCCAGCAGGATCTGGAGCTCGCCGGCCTGCTCGTACATGCCGTGGCACCGCACCACGGCCGGGTGCTCGGCGGTGCGCAGGATGGCGATCTCGCGCGTGATCTGCCGACGCACCGCGTCGTCGTGGTTACCGTAGAGCACCTTCAGCGCGTAGGGCCGGCCCGTGGGGCGGTGGCGCACCATCCACACCGTCCCGCCGGCACCGCTCCCGATGCGCCGCACGCGCTCCAGCTCGCACAGCGGCGGCGGGTTCGCCGGCGCGGAGCCGGCCGAGGTTGGCGGGGTGGGCGCGCCGAGCGACGCGGGCGCCGACAGCGCGCCCGACGACGACGTGGACGACGGCGCGGAGGacggcgggagcgggagcggcaGAGGCACGGCGAGGGAGGTCAGGTCCCGCTGCGGCAGAGGCAGGGTGAGATCCGGGCGCCGGCGCGCCCGCCCCGGCGTGCCCGGCTGTTGATGCTGCTGCTGCGACGGCGGCTGCAGCGCCCGCGAGTTCGGCGGCCCGCCCGGCCTCATCGCGCCCCCCTCTGCCTAGGTGCCGTTCGCGTGGCGCGCGCAACGGGAGGACGGACGGGGTCGGCGGAGAAGCGCCCTCGCGTGACGGTgcgcgtgctctggtggattggTGTGGCTCGCTCCCGTCACGTTCGCGGTGCGTTTTGTTTGGGCTTGCGGGCTGGGAGGGGCGGCGGGgccgagggagggaggaagcggaAGGAGCAGGGAGAGGCCGGGGGCTCGGGGCAGGGAAGGTGGTTCGAGAGGGACGAGTGTTTTTTATAGACGACGAGACGAGTGGCCGTGACGGGAAGGCAGCTACGATTTCCCTAGTTTTGCGCCAAAGCGTGGCTGTCTTATGTTACTCCTAACTGCCTCTCTAGCTTATGTTACTCCTAACTGCCACTTTTTCCATTTTTTTACGGATGAGAGAAACTACTGTCTTATAATCTGCTGTTCTTAATAATAACGCTTATTCGGCACAACGGCCTTGTTAGAGTTGTGCTAATCTTAACGGTTTTATCAGATTTAGGCTAGAACCTTATGGCGCAATGGCGTTATCAAATCTATTGCTCCGTTTTTGTCTTTCGAAAGTCGACAGGGCCCTCTAGCGTTCAAGATCCCCGCACGTGTGATCTGCTAAGATGCTTACATGTGGGGTATTTTGTCGTATCGAGAGGATTCTCAAACATGTAACATTTAGTCAATGGCACGTGGTGTCCACTTCTTTTCTCTTTCTAGAAGCAACAAGATCATATCACGTGTCTCGGTTATTCAACGTCATCTAACGCTACATCATCGGATGAAttattttgcttttaaaaatagctatcctatttagattttgccattTTCATCCCTCTATGGGTTTGTTGCGTACGGAGGATTAGGTTTCTCATATCATGTATTGCTATCTTGAGTTGTACCTCGTATGGCAGAGAGCGCTAGGATCTCCATGCCACTGTAGCTAGAAATAGAGGGAAACAAACGAAGAAGAGCCATTTGAAAGGCCATCCTAATAACAATATGACAAGACTAACTTCTATATGTAAATATCACTTATTACTGAATAGGCCTACTGTATAGCTCATAAAAACTTCCTAAATTGAAGTGTATGTAAAGCCTAAAGCGGATTAAGCCAAATCAGGGTGCATTCATAGTCATTTGATGTCATTATTATTGCCTTTGAATATGCATGACAAAGATAGTCACAACTGAATACATCATGACTAAATGGAAGCTTTATTAGTAAACACCCAAGCCATGTGCAATGTGTTTAGTAAATAGGAAATTTCATGTTACCACCATTTCAATAGCACTTTTCATCTATATATTTTTTCTGAGATGTGATTTCGTCTATATCACCAAGCCAATCAATAAAATGTAAATTATAGTTCTTCCTACATGTCAATAAGTCGAGCGAAAAAGAGATGTCAATAAGTCAAAATATTCTTAATAACGCTTATTTTGCACAACGGCGTTATCAAAATTGTGGCAAGCTTAACGGTTTTATCATATTTGGGCTGGAACCTTATTGTGCAATGGCGTTATCAAATCTATTGATTTGTTTCCGTGTTTCGAAAGTCAACAAGATCCTATAGCGCTCGGAAACCGACAAGATCCCGTTATGTGTGTTCTGCCGAGTCGCTTACACGTGGGGCATTTTTTCTTTTGAATAAAGAGGGTTCTCCAACATGTAACTTTTGTCAATGACACCTTACTTTCCCATTTTGGAAGCGACAAGATCCTCCCACGTGTCTCGGTTACTCAACTTCATCTAACGTTACGTTTGATAAACTATTTTCCTTTTTGAAATGGCTACCCTATctagatttttctattttcatccCTCTATGGGTTTATCAGGTTTGAGCTTTCTCATCATGTTGCTATCTTGAGTTGTATCACATATAGTAGAGAGCACTAGGATTTCCTTGCCATTGTAGCTAGAAATAGAGGGAAACAACGGAAGAAGAATAATTTGGAAGGTCATCCTGTCAATAATAGGGCCAGACTAAGGGAACTGCACTTACTGATTAGGCCTGTGATATAGCTCACAAAAACTAACTAAATTAAAGTATATCTAAAGCCTAAGGCGGATTAAGCTAAAACAAGAATGCATTCACAGTCATTTGATGTCATTATTGACTTAGGCTACGCATGACAAAGATAGTCACAATCACAACCAAAAACATCATGACTGAATGGAAGCTTTATTAGTGAACACCCAAGCCGTAGGCAATGTTTTTAGTAAATAGGAAATTCATCTTACCACCATTTGAAGAACACTTTTCATCTATACAATTTTTTTTTCGAGACGTGATTTTTGACAATATCACCAAGCTAGTGGATGACATGAGAAGTATAGTTCTTCCTCCAAGTCAATTAGTCAGGTGAACAAGTGACGAtacaaatgaaaatattcctaagtACATTTTCCCAAATGATCTGCCATAATTGAACTGTAGTCTGTACCGTAGTACTTAGACCAACAAACTTGCCCAGGTAAAGTGATGATGATATTTTGATTCGTAATCCATATGCCAGTATTAATCTATCGTGTGCAACTATTTTGGTGTATACCGCCATGCATCATACGGCCGTTAACATATATAAAATCTCGCCGACGACCGGACATCTCAGATCCAAAATTTCATTGGCTACTTTAAACTATACTCACTCTCTGGGCTCTGGCTAGCTATGTTCTTATCAGGaacagagcaaaaaaaaaaaaaggacgaAAATGACAAGTATGATCGGAGAGAAAGGCACATTTCATAATAGAGTCACCAACAATAATCTATACCATATAGGTGCGTTCGGTATACTTAACGGTTTCTACTAACCTGGCAACTAGTTCAAATGGTCAATTTATTTCCAATTTGCAGATCTTTGACAGTGAGAGAAAAAAAGAAACGGTCCACACAGGAAGACACGCCCGAATCTGAATTCAGAGAGAAAAGTATTTGAAAATTAGTGCTCAGTGTAGACAGAACCGACCAACCAGCTTATGTACGTGTTTAAAAAAACTGAACAAATAATCAAGGGGAGTAGTAGTTAACTAAACCCACTACCATTAAGATATATGGTTTGTTTTTCGTGGATCCTTGGTTGGAGATCATTTTCATAAATAATCGACCACGCTACCCGCGGCATAATTGTTGTACCAGTACCATTGGAGTTCTGCATCCTTTATTCCAATGGAGGCTGGGGCTTGGGAGTGTTGGTGGCTCGATCGAAACCATCAATGTGGCATCATGCAAATCTTCTTTGAAGTAGTAGCAATCTTTTTCATTGTATTTTGCATCATCATTGGAGTCTTGAGTGTACCGTTATTACTGAATGGATTAGACAAGCTCCTCGAGATCAGAGTAAAGAACAATAATGACGATGCGTGCCATAAGGCCAATCTCAATGGGAGTTTCGTAGAGTTTCAtaggcattaaatatgctgatgACATGACAGTGTATTGAAGAAGAGAGAGATGATGAAAGTTTCAGAGCAAGGCTCGCCCCGCGCGGCCTAGTGCCCGCGACCGGTGGCGGCGGCCGGCTGCTCCCCACCACGCAGCCCACGCGGCCTCCGCTCCTCATGGTCTCCTAGTGTCGGCATCCGGCGGCACTGCACGGTCTCCGCGCTCGTGGGCTGCAGCACCTAGCAGATATGTTGGATGCGGCGGGGTAGGAGCAGGGTCGCCGACGGAGTCGCGGGGAAGGGAGCAGGGTCACCGACGGAATCGCGGAGAGGGATAGGAGCCGCGGTTCGTATGCGAAGAGGAAACCAACGGATGGGGCCCGGGGTGTTGGCCCAGCCAGAATGGGATCTAGAAAGAGGATTTTAGTGCCCTCGCAAATTTAGGTCCATAGTAGAGGCCCTGCTGGAGTTAGATTTTTTACATGAGTCCATATTTAGCTATTGGGGCTCTAGTAGAGGtcctgctggagttgctcttataGCCTTTTATTATAATTGCTCTCATGGGAGTAGAAATAGTCTCATGAAGATAAAACTCTTCTgtattatttttaaaatataaaCGTGGAGCCATAAAACCGCCGGTATCGAAGTCGCCAGCAGCCATGCGAATCTGTCCGACCTGGCGGAGAGAGAGCGTGGAAAAAGGACTCGCTAGCGATGAAGCAAGCGCTAGTCTCACACTTCTTTCGATGAGCGCGGTGTCTCTGTTCCTCACGAGCTTCCATGGCATGCAGCCACCTTAGCTAGCGATTTCAACGCACTACTGCTGCGGACGCCCTAAGACTGGCCTAAGCACGGTGAACGAAGGCACATGCTGCCTGGTAGGGCTTACCTTATATTTAGcgtgtttgttttttttattaaaataatatttttctttcaataattcagcaagaacagtgtttttcagccggtTCCGATCAAACGAACGGGGCTGCTGCGATGGATTTGTCTAATAACCCGGCGCGCGCCGCAGCAGGAGACTGCTCACGTTTGACGGGCAACAACAAATTGTACAGTAAATTGGCGCATCTGCGCTGGGTCTTGGACCCCACGTCGCAGTGAGTCAGTGACGGCAGACAGAAGGAAATATTCTGAGGTGTCAGCGAATGTACGGCGGCGTGGGGGCAGTAGTTTTTCGGCAGACGAGTCACTGTTGAGTCAGTGGCTTGGCATGCATTTTGATGCTCGCTCGGTATTCACCCAAACGGCGCGGTAGGAATCATCATCAGAGCAGTATTAGTAGGATCACTGTGACAGTTTTTACGCTCACCAACGCCCGCGTCGTGCCGTCGTCTCGTCTGCCGTGGCGAGTCCGTGCATCGAGATTCACAGGGAAATAACTGTGGTCTCATGCGGCACGTGGATTTCGGCTTCCTCGCTAGGCGCCGCCTCGGGATTCCCACGCGCTTAATTATTGAGTTCGTTCGATACCACTCTCGTTCAAAAAAAACATTAATTCACTGCCACAGCTGCGTCCTGGGTGCTGCTGTTCCGCGGCCTTGTACTGGAATCTGGATGCTTCAGAGTTAATTACTTTAAGTTCAACTAAATATATAACGGTAATATTTCTATGCCTAATAGTAactattagattattatgtaatatatttttataataattatATTCGAAGATAGATTTTAGTTAAACTTGAAAagatctattttttttaaaaaagatgtGATTTATGTCATGGGATCAAAAGCCATGAATCCAAGAGTATTCCCATCCTGCCTGTCGCTGCCACGTGTGCAGTACGCGTAGTATTGGTACGCTGCCAATGTCGTGATATTTTAATGCAAAAAAGGGGGaaattgtttgtgaaaatatTTCAAATGGAAGAGCAGAGCGCGGTGTGGGGACAGGGAACAAGTTGGTTGGGGGTACAAGCTACAGTACAtaaagggcgtgattggttgtccGAACCGGGCCGTCATTTGGCCCATCCCGCATACTTCGGTGCATTCTGCTGTGTTTGGTTGCCCTACTCGCATCTTTCCTCTGCTTCCTCCCGTGTAGATTCGCTCCTCCATCCCGGACGCCGCCGTCTTCTCAATCCCCGCTTCCCTCTCGGTGCAGGCTGGCTCGGTGCTTGGCGGGAACCTTCGCGCCGAGCGCGGGAGATGAGGCCGTCCGGGCCATAaagcgcgcgggggggggggtcTCGGCTAGGGTTACCACCCTCACTCTTCGTCTCTCCTTCCGCCATAGCTCCGGTGCGAACTCCCGTCTTGCTCCCCCTCGATCTCGGTAGCCCTACCGAGGTGACCCTTGTCGGCGGATTTCTCTCG encodes:
- the LOC136478229 gene encoding mitogen-activated protein kinase kinase 5-like; amino-acid sequence: MRPGGPPNSRALQPPSQQQHQQPGTPGRARRRPDLTLPLPQRDLTSLAVPLPLPLPPSSAPSSTSSSGALSAPASLGAPTPPTSAGSAPANPPPLCELERVRRIGSGAGGTVWMVRHRPTGRPYALKVLYGNHDDAVRRQITREIAILRTAEHPAVVRCHGMYEQAGELQILLEYMDGGSLENHRIADEHFLAHVARQVLSGIAYLHRRHIVHRDIKPSNLLIDSGRRVKIADFGVGRILNQTMDPCNSSVGTIAYMSPERINTDLNDGAYDGYAGDIWSFGLSILEFYLGRFPLGENLGKQGDWAALMCAICYSDSPQAPRNASADFKNFISLCLQKNPANRPSAMRLLQHPFVAQPQTQQPQPQPLAAPPS